In one window of Plasmodium berghei ANKA genome assembly, chromosome: 14 DNA:
- a CDS encoding protein kinase, putative produces the protein MDKTKGSIADYPQYKLIKLIGKGTFGKVYYAIDLSTQEPVAIKRSPKWRNKVSREVDLLKKMNYSKNIVNTKSIFYTTTDKGFRIQNIVFKYMTYSLGKFIRLKKQEKRENKYERIPPANLKTIIHQICLGIKNLHEHNVAHRDLKPDNILINLDTPDINVEICDLGSAKKVEKSIISIPYICSRWYRAPELLCGSMYYTTDVDLWSLGCIIFELINLCPLFPGKFKKDEYSEECSQIVNLIEVLGSPNINFYENIKDYTSTKNTSLIKELCELDIPPLSWDHILGNILEKEERDLIGIIGGLLKWDPNERLKIDEVLDNSYFSTLHI, from the exons atggATAAAACAAAGGGGAGTATAGCTGATTATCCCCAGTATAAATTGATAAAACTGATTGGAAAAGGAACTTTTGGGAAGGTCTATTATGCAATAGATTTATCTACTCAAGAACCAGTTGCCATTAAAAGATCACCAAAATG GAGAAACAAAGTTTCTAGGGAAGTTGacttattaaaaaaaatgaattacaGTAAAAATATCGTAAATACAAAAtcgattttttatacaacAACGGATAAAGGATTTCGCatacaaaatatagtttttaAATACATGACATATAGCTTAGGAAAATTTATaagattaaaaaaacaggaaaaaagagaaaacaa aTATGAGCGAATTCCGCCAGCTAACTTGAAAACAATAATACA TCAAATATGTTtaggaataaaaaatttacacGAGCATAATGTTGCTCATAGAGATTTAAAACCGGACAATATATTA aTCAATCTGGATACGCCCGATATTAATGTAGAAATATGCGATTTag gaTCTGCCAAAAAAGTTGAAAAAAGTATTATTTCCATCCCTTATATTTGTTCAAGATGGTATAGGGCACCGGAATTGCTTTGTGGCTCCATGTATTACACG ACAGATGTGGACCTATGGT CGCTGGgttgtataatttttgagctaataaatttatgcCCCTTATTTCCTGGAAAGTTCAAGAAAGACga ATATTCAGAAGAATGCTCTCAAATAGTAAATTTAATTGAAGTCTTAGGATCTCCTAATAT aaATTTTTACGAAAATATAAAGGATTATACTAGCACCAAAAAT aCTTCACTAATAAAAGAGTTATGTGAATTAGATATTCCACCTTTATCATGGGATCATATTCTAGGAAACATTTTAGAGAAAGa AGAAAGAGATTTAATAGGCATAATAGGTGGGCTTTTAAAATG ggATCCAAATGAAAGATTAAAAATTGATGAAGTCTTAGATAATTCTTACTTTTCTAcattgcatatataa
- a CDS encoding inositol polyphosphate kinase, putative yields the protein MEEYRHQVGGHCKLIKPKDSSKVYKPLIENEYIFYEKLKNFHSSSAESSPLQILKKFIPKFYGVVDIAVDSFSDLSSETLRKNSKMVEKSQKKNNMKYIRVNRNEKKKDYICPNANCGYTETEARCNDESICVNLKEEIHNIKSGEINDSNKCENEHIYINSYKKSNEYNSENDGDIANLKNEKKWIPHIILEDLVNGFKRPCVLDIKMGKRQRKIGASLEKKKRQVEKSFKTTSHSLGFRLCGCQHYNKLQDTLFYKDKYWGRSLSKENIPWAIRNWFWNGSLLYDELIPILLEKLHVFFNCIVELRHYRFWSSSLLWVFDGGLSDKKERSNSLDVRMIDFANTIYLQDNPSVDEEYIFGLRNLIYFIQILYNCIHNIYFLPYEINASFYSENYELTKKDNCIQPFYHNIVKGRIKSDIADQIKETKKKKKKIKIKKLKQKKKQIESMNIEFLKQKQNFENGNYGKLQNDTLLEDVSNVQKVNKYKDVCKTEKSEVDDNINQPNNLSNHKIKCSYFINNDKYSFLEGVLNRNSSKYVMNKNSYNTSNSAVYSASYISNNDRGKRDDKYQKLDDYQFIRILGNNENKKINKEKTNIEINIKSILNDNHIDTFDWKENKIIDVDAKNKEIIKILNTKINNYNENIKKEIIFDKLNEDKENQLKNDPKYTNNEQSKIESDSKVQIKRNINKFNLLQKSEHIDNPYNYEEVKSKKENNENNINRVMIQCLNDNKIYSKNLTVKKLCSKLSNLSIYENSKEKNINTLDFAYLSSLAKIPKICNTKVALKNINCISDSFLLFKKSLNLNSLKKIVKKKKFQMCEKSDSCTDVFISIKKDKKKKIYYEKKINMHILRKYNEFCDIKRFSKSKNQMNYLRSNNMPNSRHTSIYKKNKIYNKFYKINKNKKMYYSHYINKPLEEFNVYSEYKNTNIFFIDDAILNHSKKQNIFFNKHIEYELKRKNLIIPLTETNENYKYIRRSLSEPNIYKFTRFAYTSNNFNTTEIHYSNLIKNKLKKLIKVPIYGHIYGFISSSTNVDYFSNCSISE from the coding sequence ATGGAAGAATATAGACATCAAGTTGGGGGTCATTGCAAGTTGATCAAACCCAAAGATTCATCAAAAGTTTACAAACCGCTGatagaaaatgaatatatattttatgaaaaattaaaaaacttTCACTCTTCTTCTGCAGAATCTAGCCCtttacaaatattaaaaaaatttattccGAAATTTTATGGTGTTGTAGATATTGCTGTCGATTCTTTTTCTGACTTAAGTAGTGAAACATTGAGGAAGAATTCAAAAATGGTAGAAAaatcacaaaaaaaaaataacatgaAATATATTCGAGTTAATAGgaatgaaaaaaagaaagattATATATGCCCCAATGCAAATTGTGGTTATACTGAAACAGAGGCACGCTGCAATGATGAAAGTATTTGCGTAAATCTGAAAGAGgaaatacataatataaaatctggtgaaataaatgattCTAACAAATGTGAGAATGaacacatttatataaatagttaCAAGAAAAGCAATGAGTATAATAGTGAAAATGATGGTGACATAGCAAATCTGAAGAATGAGAAAAAGTGGATTCcacatattattttggaAGATTTAGTAAATGGGTTTAAAAGGCCATGTGTATTAGATATAAAGATGGGAAAAAGACAACGAAAAATCGGGGCATCattagaaaaaaagaaaagacaAGTTGAAAAAAGCTTTAAAACAACTAGCCATTCATTAGGGTTTCGATTATGTGGATGCCaacattataataaattacaagacacattattttataaagaTAAATATTGGGGTAGAAGTTTAagtaaagaaaatattccATGGGCAATTAGAAACTGGTTTTGGAATGgatcattattatatgatgaACTAATTCCAATActtttagaaaaattacatgttttttttaattgtattGTTGAATTAAGACATTATAGATTTTGGTCTTCTTCTTTATTATGGGTTTTTGATGGAGGTTTAAgtgataaaaaagaaagatcAAATTCGTTAGATGTAAGAATGATTGATTTTGCTAATACGATATATTTACAAGATAACCCTTCTGTAGAtgaagaatatatttttggaTTACggaatttaatttattttatccaaatattatataattgcatacataatatatattttctaccTTATGAAATTAATGCTTCTTTTTATTCTGAAAATTATGAACTcacaaaaaaagataattgCATTCAACCgttttatcataatattgTTAAAGGGAGGATAAAATCGGATATTGCTGATCAAATTAAAGagacgaaaaaaaaaaaaaaaaaaattaaaatcaaaaaattaaaacaaaaaaaaaaacaaattgaATCCATGAATAtagaatttttaaaacaaaaacaaaattttgaaaatggAAATTATGGGAAGTTACAAAATGATACATTACTGGAAGATGTATCTAACGTTCAAAaagttaataaatataaagatgTTTGTAAAACTGAAAAGTCTGAAGttgatgataatattaatcAACCAAACAATTTGAGtaatcataaaataaaatgttcttattttattaataatgataaatattcatttctAGAAGGAGTTCTAAATCGTAATAGTTCTAAATATgttatgaataaaaatagttacAATACTTCGAATTCTGCCGTTTATTCTGCTTCATACATTTCAAATAACGATAGAGGAAAAAGGGATGATAAATATCAAAAGTTAGATGATTATCAATTTATCAGAATTTTGGGAaacaatgaaaataaaaaaattaataaagagaagacaaatatagaaataaatataaaatccATATTGAATGATAATCATATAGACACATTTGATTggaaagaaaataaaattatagatGTCGATGCAAAAAATAaggaaattataaaaatattgaatacaaaaataaataattacaatgaaaatatcaaaaaagaaattatatttgataaattgAATGAAGATAAAGAAAATCAGCTGAAGAATGATCCCAAATATACAAACAATGAACAAAGCAAAATCGAAAGTGATTCAAAAGtgcaaataaaaagaaatataaataagtttaatttattacaaaaaagtGAACATATAGATAACCCTTACAATTATGAAGAGgttaaatcaaaaaaagaaaataatgaaaataacataaataGGGTGATGATTCAATGTctaaatgataataaaatttattctAAAAATTTGACTGTAAAAAAGTTATGCTcaaaattatcaaatttgtcaatttatgaaaattctaaagaaaaaaatataaatacgTTAGATTTCGCATACTTATCATCACTTGCAAAAATACCAAAAATCTGTAATACAAAAGTagcattaaaaaatataaattgtaTTTCAGATtcttttttactttttaaGAAAAGCTTAAATTTGAATagtcttaaaaaaattgtaaaaaaaaaaaaatttcaaatGTGCGAAAAATCGGATTCATGTACAGATGTTTTTataagtataaaaaaagacaaaaaaaaaaaaatatattatgaaaaaaaaattaatatgcatattttaagaaaataCAATGAGTTTTGTGATATTAAAAGATTTTCCAAATCAAAAAATCAAATGAACTATTTGCGTAGTAATAATATGCCCAATAGTAGACATACTagcatttataaaaaaaataaaatctataataaattttataaaattaataaaaataaaaaaatgtattattcacattatattaataaaccATTAGAAGAATTCAATGTTTATtcagaatataaaaacactaatatcttttttattgatGATGCTATTTTAAATCATtcgaaaaaacaaaatattttttttaataagcACATTGAATATGAGTTAAAAcgtaaaaatttaataatccCTTTAACAGaaacaaatgaaaattataaatatattcgtAGATCTTTATCTGAAcctaatatttataaatttactAGATTTGCATATACCtctaataattttaatactACAGAAATCCATTATAGTaacttaataaaaaataaattaaaaaaattaattaaagtTCCTATATATGGCCATATTTATGGATTTATTTCAAGCTCAACTAATGTTGATTATTTTTCGAATTGCTCTATAAGTGAATAG
- a CDS encoding ADP-ribosylation factor, putative, producing the protein MNIFEFIKKYFMFIFFMVYRFFNIKYPIKKKFIIFGLPSSGKTSIIYFFKLGYLITNVKTYFINEEKFTLKIKNDKNHNEEKNYEINFYEIGHNCSYNLVKEYADISDDIIYIIDSIRKDKLCECREDFIRIIYDFRFIYRKCKFLIFMNKQDSNGCLKPEEIINYFALPNELQYRCKFISSSTLSGQGLNEGLEWLLNYNVFSEKEEIIEQRKKLYDY; encoded by the exons atgaatatttttgaatttataaaaaaatattttatgtttattttttttatggtataccgtttttttaatataaaatatccaataaaaaaaaaattcataatatttggATTACCTTCTTCGGGGAAAACTTCtataatatactttttCAAGCTTGGATATCTTATTACAAAT gtaaaaacatattttataaatgaagaaaaatttacattaaaaataaagaacgataaaaatcataatgaagaaaaaaattatgaaataaatttttatgaaatagGGCATAATTGTTCTTACAATTTAGTAAAAGAATATGCAGATATTTCCGAcgatataatttatattattgataGCATACGTAAAGATAAATTGTGTGAATGTAGAGAAGATTTTAtaagaataatatatgattttagatttatatatagaaaatgtaaatttttaatttttatgaacaaaCAAGATTCTAATGGTTGCCTAAAGCCCGAAGAAATCATCAATTATTTTGCTTTACCAAATGAATTACAATATAGATgtaaatttatatcatcAAGCACATTATCTGGGCAAGGATTAAATGAAGGTTTAGAATggttattaaattataatgtatTTTCTGAAAAAGAGGAGATCATTGAGCAGCGCAAAAAGTTATATGATTATTAA
- a CDS encoding SAS6-like protein: MNKNEMNNFLCQFDFSSLEDLDPSIADGYHMCYNKEVPFEIKIGESENIPKETGSLENITVKLLVLGEELNAQSIKIELTSESDLFFHFTQIIDENIFDTMQDKQKLMISFSEYLEVLIKMFNSCVRDPQSFLAIFTIKQNGKAQLDFIKNMEYRFIELLVCEFVQSPDYIIKESIAFRYNFIKSKNTIIYKRLQDISLLIKSKNPSLLMQLQKTASKQMEFMKNKKYTSDIHSPNK, encoded by the exons atgaataaaaatgaaatgaacaattttttatgtcaATTTGACTTTTCTTCCTTGGAAGATTTAGATCCATCAATAG CTGATGGCTATCATATGTGTTACAATAAGGAAGTACcatttgaaataaaaataggtGAATCAGAAAATATTCCAAAAGAAACTGGAAGTTTAGAAAACATAACAGTAAAATTATTAGTTCTA GGTGAGGAATTAAATGCACAAAGTATTAAAATAGAGCTAACTAGCGAATCCGATTTATTCTTCCATTTTACTCAAAT aATTGATGAAAACATATTCGATACAATGCAAGACAAACAAAAACTTATGATAAGTTTCTCTGAATATTTGGAagttttaattaaaatgtttAATTCTTGTGTCCGAGATCCCCAAAG TTTTTTAGCTATATTTactataaaacaaaatggaAAAGCTCAACttgattttataaaa aATATGGAATACAGATTCATTGAGCTTCTTGTGTGTGAATTTGTTCAATCCCCggattatataataaaggaGAGTATTGCCTTTAGATataatttcattaaatcaaaaaatacgattatatataaaaggcTTCAa gATATAAGTTTGCtaataaaatcaaaaaatcCATCTCTTTTAATGCAACTTCAAAAAACAGCTAGTAAACAAATGgaatttatgaaaaataaaaaatatacaagtGATATACACAGCCCAAATAAGTGA
- a CDS encoding pre-mRNA-processing factor 40, putative, giving the protein MPSSQNKSNLGNFPNNPNLGVFPNLPNIPGFPTLPNVGLNNNSMINNSSFINNNAIPLPFLPGIIPNINPSYENFNQLIHPQNNNMNVPLPPSNPSILGDMMKMYNKDFMLNNSNQMINNNLVNTTNNIPLNFMTNFNVNNHGWCEMVAKNGRKYYYNTITKISKWDKPDELKTKLELRISQNTKWKEYLCSDGRKYWHHEETNISVWDEPEEIKKIRLECASEENENNIDTKDSESNTEKVNKNQTSLNEIKNNDSTILGSNTPIIDNINDYTKISIENKTNFDNINKINNEKRGNIINNNNNININNSGKWIKFENKKDAREHLKILFEEKNIHPKLPWENALKILEEDNRWQTLVILTKGEKKQLFSEYTSQAIKKSAEDGRRKRQKSRELIFQALVCWDKLNERTTYVDFATEFHNEVWWNWISETERDEIFQDFLDDCKQKFKEERRKKRKEKSEILKEKFQKYADENNSLKWEDVQNYFNNDEDFNSIHKIDVLAAWESFYEKYYNNEKNELKKKVLRILRKKRDSFIELLNEYHEKNILNMKTEWIFFVSKIYKDGRYTDLLGHQGSTPRILFDEFTDALKEQYLRHKYYIKSSYKENNWTIDENTTFDDFVKFFANTQKEYNIPEINMNYIYESLQKKFKEKKKKNLKRINKVAKFLLKLPELKPNMTYNKVISIIKNSSKWEAISDLCPKEEHKLAAYDIWKSNVNSKKRALSTESINSNSHKNGKSQRKKDSLKYTDDDNDDSEEDDKPYSKHRKYSKEDSDSSAQTIESLRTVDNVSS; this is encoded by the coding sequence ATGCCGAGCTCTCAAAATAAGTCTAATTTGGGAAATTTCCCAAATAACCCCAATTTAGGAGTTTTTCCAAACCTTCCAAATATTCCAGGCTTCCCAACCCTTCCAAATGTTGgattaaataataactcaatgataaataatagttcatttataaataacaatgCCATACCACTTCCTTTTTTACCAGGAATAATCCCCAATATTAATCCAAGTTATGAAAATTTCAATCAATTAATACATCCtcaaaacaataatatgaatGTTCCTCTTCCTCCGAGTAACCCAAGCATATTAGGTgatatgatgaaaatgtataataaagattttatgttaaataattcaaatcaaatgataaataataatttagtaaatacaacaaataatattccattaaattttatgacCAATTTTAATGTAAATAATCATGGATGGTGTGAAATGGTGGCAAAAAAtggaagaaaatattattataatacaaTAACTAAAATTTCAAAATGGGATAAACCAGATGAACTCAAAACTAAACTTGAGTTAAGAATTTCTCAAAATACAAAATGGAaagaatatttatgtaGCGATGGAAGGAAATATTGGCATCATGaagaaacaaatataaGTGTATGGGATGAACctgaagaaataaaaaaaattagattAGAATGTGCATCAGaggaaaatgaaaataatattgatacAAAAGATAGTGAATCAAATACAGAAAAAGtgaataaaaatcaaacatctttaaatgaaataaaaaataatgatagtACAATTTTAGGAAGTAATACTCCTATTATTGACAATATTAATgattatacaaaaataagtatagaaaataaaacaaattttgataatattaataaaataaataatgaaaaacgtggaaatataataaacaataacaataatattaatattaataattctggaaaatggataaaatttgaaaataaaaaagatgcAAGAGAgcatttgaaaatattatttgaagaaaaaaatatacatccAAAGTTACCATGGGAAAATgctttaaaaattttagaaGAGGATAATAGATGGCAAACTTTAGTAATACTTACAAAAggggaaaaaaaacaattattttctGAATATACTAGCCAAGCTATTAAAAAATCTGCTGAAGATggaagaagaaaaagacaaaaatCTCGAGAACTAATTTTTCAAGCATTAGTATGTTGGGATAAATTGAATGAAAGAACAACTTATGTCGATTTTGCTACAGAATTTCATAATGAGGTATGGTGGAATTGGATTAGTGAAACTGAAAGAGATGAAATATTTCAAGATTTTTTAGATGATTGTAAACAAAAGTTTAAGGAAGAAAgacgaaaaaaaagaaaagaaaaatctgaaattttaaaagaaaagtTTCAAAAGTATGCAGATGAAAATAACTCACTCAAATGGGAAGAtgttcaaaattattttaataacgATGAAGATTTTAATTCAATACATAAAATTGATGTTTTAGCAGCTTGGGAAagtttttatgaaaaatattataataatgaaaaaaatgaacttaaaaaaaaagtactTCGAATTTtacgaaaaaaaagagattCATTTATTGAGttattaaatgaatatcatgaaaaaaatattttaaatatgaaaactgaatggattttttttgtttctaaaatttataaagaTGGCCGATATACAGATTTATTAGGTCATCAAGGTTCAACACCaagaatattatttgatgaATTTACTGATGCATTAAAAGAACAATATTTAAgacataaatattatataaaaagttcTTACAAGGAAAATAATTGGACAATAGATGAAAATACAACTTTTGACGATTTTGTGAAATTTTTTGCAAATACTCAAAAGGAATATAATATTcctgaaataaatatgaattatatatatgaatcattacaaaaaaaattcaaagaaaagaaaaaaaaaaatttaaagcGAATTAACAAAGTAGCTAAATTCCTATTAAAGCTACCTGAACTTAAACCAAATATGACATACAATAAAGTTATAAGTATAATTAAAAACTCAAGTAAATGGGAAGCTATCTCTGATTTATGTCCAAAGGAAGAGCACAAACTAGCTGCTTATGATATATGGAAATCAAATgtaaattcaaaaaaaagggCTTTATCTACTGAATCAATAAATTCAAATTCtcataaaaatggaaaatctcaaagaaaaaaagattCCTTAAAATATACTGATGACGATAATGATGACAGTGAAGAGGATGACAAGCCATATTCAAAACATAGAAAATATTCCAAAGAAGATTCCGATTCAAGTGCTCAAACAATTGAGTCATTACGTACGGTCGATAATGTTTCTAGCTAG
- a CDS encoding choline-phosphate cytidylyltransferase, which yields MIKVNSVQTSESQGPDQNENENKDNKSIRIYADGIYDLLHLGHMRQLKQAKYMDKNVTLIVGVCSDIDTRKFKGQIVQTLDERTETLKHIRWVDEIVSPSPWVITPDFVEEYNIDYVAHDDIPYASNQKKKKKKKGKSSITVTNGNNGNTCEEQTDDVYAWLKKAGKFKATQRTSGVSTTDLIVRILKNYEDYIERSLQRGIHPNELNIGVTKAQSIKMKKNLIRWGEKVTDGITKVTLTDKPLGTDFDQGIDIIRDKAHELFKLWRHHSKKLLKDFAKSFDPMFTIIRKKNKKDNPSTMYLSDSNIFLRTMKEHAKIKKSLSNTINNIDEYYYSVDEDWSRIHNTVYNAINRFNPDIYNNDADNYQTCFELEASIKDKRKQNKMFLDCYNDSLTTNSDKKVGFFIPEENYKHEYNPNNVSNKPFNSFGNIYNDNKIDAYNATTYHDILDEDEVFSDCFLKKNNESCENTQNNSEAIGNVNFDNSNSIFNNISKDNKNKTTVKDGYNTCVEHLLNDNKYNHIIVNNKRNLNKIKSVNTMKANEFSDTIKISEEDKKANNMNNEDSKPFNQNRSNDINDDNVDIHENVVVYADGVYDMLHLGHMKQLEQAKKLFPNTTLIVGVTSDNETKLYKGQIVQSLEERTETLKHVKWVDEIISPCPWVITPDFIEKYQINYVAHDDIPYANNQKKKTKDNNSNTNNGNTCEEQTDDVYAWLKKAGKFKATQRTSGVSTTDLIVRILKNYEDYIERSLQRGIHPNELNIGVTKAQSIKMKKNLIRWGEKVTDGITKVTLTDKPLGTDFDHGIENLQIKFKELYKIWKNASHKLINDFTSKLDTTYYLASLQSFMDNDCDLYDYASSNFDDETSS from the exons atgattAAAGTTAATTCGGTTCAAACGTCGGAg AGCCAAGGCCCAGaccaaaatgaaaatgaaaataaggATAATAAAAGCATAAGGATATATGCCGATG GGATATATGACTTACTACATTTAGGTCATATGCGACAATTAAAACAAGCCAAATATATGGATAAAAATGTAACATTAATTGTAGGAGTTTGTAGTGATATAGATACACGAAAGTTTAAAGGTCAGATTGTTCAAACACTAGATGAAAGAACAGAAACATTGAAGCATATTCGATGGGTTGATGAAATTGTATCACCAAGTCCTTGGGTAATTACCCCTGACTTTGTAgaagaatataatattgattATGTTGCTCATGATGATATACCATATGCTAgtaatcaaaaaaaaaaaaaaaaaaaaaaaggaaaatcaTCTATAACTGTAacaaatggaaataatgGTAATACATGCGAGGAACAAACTGATGATGTATATGCCTGGCTTAAAAAAGCTGGTAAATTTAAAGCTACACAAAGAACATCTGGAGTTTCAACTACTGATTTGATTGTTcgtatattaaaaaattatgaagaTTATATTGAAAGATCTCTACAAAGAGGTATACATCCAAATGAATTAAACATTGGAGTAACAAAAGCACAATccataaaaatgaaaaaaaatttaattagaTGGGGTGAAAAGGTTACAGATGGAATAACAAAAGTTACATTAACAGATAAACCATTAGGTACCGATTTCGATCAAGGAATAGATATAATTAGAGATAAAGCACATGAGTTATTTAAGTTATGGCGACATCATTCAAAAAAACTTTTAAAAGATTTTGCCAAATCATTTGATCCCATGTTTActattattagaaaaaaaaataaaaaagataatcCTTCTACTATGTATTTATCGgattcaaatatttttctaagAACAATGAAAGAACatgcaaaaataaaaaaatcattaaGTAATACAATAAACAATATAgatgaatattattattcggTTGACGAAGATTGGTCACGAATTCATAATACTGTTTATAATGCTATAAATAGATTTAATCctgatatttataataatgatgcTGATAATTATCAAACTTGTTTTGAATTAGAGGCGTCCATTAAAGATAAAcgaaaacaaaataaaatgtttttgGATTGTTATAACGATAGTTTAACTACAAATAGTGATAAAAAGGTtggattttttattccagaagaaaattataaacatGAATATAATCCAAACAATGTAAGTAATAAACCTTTCAATTCTTTtggtaatatatataatgataataaaatagatgCTTATAATGCAACAACATATCATGATATTCTAGATGAAGATGAAGTATTTTCAGATTGTTtccttaaaaaaaataatgaaagtTGTGAAAATACtcaaaataatagtgaAGCAATTGGAAATgtaaattttgataatagtaatagtatatttaataatataagtaaagataataaaaataaaacaacaGTCAAAGACGGATACAATACTTGCGTTGAACATCTTcttaatgataataaatataaccatattatagtaaataataaacgaaatttaaataaaataaaatcagTAAACACAATGAAGGCAAACGAATTTAGTgatacaataaaaatttctgaagaagataaaaaggctaataatatgaataatgaAGATAGTAAACCTTTTAATCAAAATAGAagtaatgatataaatgatgataatgtTGATATCCATGAAAATGTAGTAGTTTATGCCGACGGGGTATATGATATGTTACATTTAGGACATATGAAGCAGTTAGAGCAAgctaaaaaattatttccaaATACAACTTTAATAGTTGGTGTTACTAGTGATAatgaaacaaaattatataaaggaCAAATCGTCCAATCATTAGAAGAAAGAACTGAGACTTTAAAACATGTGAAATGGGTAGATGAAATAATTTCTCCATGTCCTTGGGTAATTACTCCAGATTTTATCgaaaaatatcaaattaATTATGTTGCCCATGATGATATACCATATGcaaataatcaaaaaaaaaaaacaaaagataataattcaaatacCAATAATGGTAATACATGCGAGGAACAAACTGATGATGTATATGCCTGGCTTAAAAAAGCTGGTAAATTTAAAGCTACACAAAGAACATCTGGAGTTTCAACTACTGATTTGATTGTTcgtatattaaaaaattatgaagaTTATATTGAAAGATCTCTACAAAGAGGTATACATCCAAATGAATTAAACATTGGAGTAACAAAAGCACAATccataaaaatgaaaaaaaatttaattagaTGGGGTGAAAAGGTTACAGATGGAATAACAAAAGTTACATTAACAGATAAACCATTAGGTACCGATTTTGATCATGGTATTGAAAATcttcaaataaaatttaaagaattatataaaatatggaaaaacGCTTCtcataaattaataaatgatttTACTAGTAAATTGGATACTACTTATTATTTGGCATCCCTCCAAAGTTTTATGGATAATGATTGTGATCTTTATGATTATGCCAGTAGCAATTTTGATGATGAAACAAGTAGTTGA